Within the Corynebacterium sp. sy039 genome, the region CATAAGCATTGAAAGGTCATGCAATGAACGATACCAATACAATTCACAATGTCATCATTATCGGTTCTGGTCCTGCAGGTTATACTGCTGCTCTTTATGCAGCACGTGCAGAATTAGCGCCACTTGTTTTTGAGGGTATCGAATATGGTGGTTCCCTCATGACCACTACTGAGGTAGAAAATTTCCCTGGTTTCCCAGACGGCATTATGGGACCTGATCTTATGGAAAATATGCGCACTCAGGCACAACGATTTGGTGCTGATCTCAGAATGGAATTGGTCACCCGTGTTGATCTCGATGGCGATGTGAAAAAAGTTTGGGTAGATGATGAGCTCTACCAAGCAAAAGCTGTTATTCTTGCCACCGGTTCTGCACCTCGTTATCTTGGTGTCCCTGGTGAACAAACCCTTTTAGGACGCGGAGTATCTGCCTGTGCTACCTGTGATGGTTTCTTCTTCAAGGATCATGATATTGCTGTTATTGGTGGTGGTGATTCCGCTATGGAGGAAGCAATTTTCCTCACCAAATTCGCTAAATCAGTAACTATCATTCACCGCCGAGACGAGTTCCGTGCCTCAGCAATTATGTTAGAGCGAGCAAAAAACAATGAGAAAATCACCTTCTTAACCAATAAAGCCGTGGTAGAAGTCACCGGTGAGAACTCTGTTAGTGGGCTTGTATTACGTGATACTGTCACGGAAGCAACCAGCACTCTCGACGTAACTGCTATGTTCGTCGCCATCGGACATGATCCACGTTCTGAGATGTTTAGCCCACAGGTAGACGTCGACGAGCATGGATATGTCATCGTTGCTCAGCCTTCAACTCGCACTAATGTTCCTGGCGTATTTGCCATCGGCGACCTTGTTGATGACTACTACCAGCAAGCAATTACTGCCGCTGGTTCTGGTGCACGCGGCGCTATTGATGTAGAACACTATTTGGCTAGTGTATAACTTGATATGACTGAATATAACTAATTTTGGGAGCACATATGAGTACAAATGTTATTAATGTTACGCAAGATACATTCCGATCTACCGTTATTGAGGCTGATCGACCAGTATTAGTAGATTTTTGGGCTGAATGGTGCGGTCCATGCAAAAAACTAGGTCCAATTATTGAAGAAGTTGCCGCTGAACTAGGTGATCAAGTAGTTGTGGCAAAGGTAGATGTTGATGCAGAGCGTACCCTTGGTGCCATGTTCCAGATCATGTCAATCCCTAGCGTGCTTATTTTCCAAGGTGGCGAGAAAGTCTCAGAATTTGTGGGAGTTCGCTCTAAATCTGAGATTGTTGCTGAACTAAAAAAGTATATCTAACTGGTATCCTAGAGCAGTATCATTCTAGTCAGCTATATGAGGAACCTATAACGTGTCTGAAACGCTAAAAGTCGGTGATCGTAGCCCACGAGTTGCCGAAGTCAGGTTATCGCTTGCGCGCCTGGGATCACTTAATGAATCCGAAGGTGCGGCGACAATCAGCATCCAAGATGCTAAAAAGCAAACATACACTGATGCAGACACACTTTTCGACGAGGATCTCGCGCACGCTCTCAGGGGCTTTCAGCAATCTCGTGGCATTATCGCTTCAGGAGAAATTGATGAAACAACTTTGCGAGTGTTGCGCGAGGCTTCCTATACCCTGGGGGCGCGTGTTCTTAGTTACCAGCCTGGTAATCAATTAGTTGGCGATGATGTCGCCCAATTGCAGAGCCAGCTCCAGGAACTCGGTTTCTATACTGATCGTGTTGATGGGCATTTTGGTGAGCATACTCACAAAGCCCTAGTAAATTATCAAATGAATTATGGACTCAACATTGATGGTATTTGTGGTCCTAACACTATCCGCGCTTTTAAGCGCTTGGGCAGAAGAATCACTGGCGGTTCTCCGCAAGTGCTTCGCGAGCGTGAAATAGTCCGCGCTGCGGGACCACAATTAGCTGGTAAAAGGGTAGTTCTTGACCCAGCTCTAGGCGGAAATGATAAAGGCATTGTTGTCAAAGGACCTTTTGGTGACATCACTGAAGAGGAAATCATCTGGGATCTCGCGAGCCGCATCGAAGGGCGCATGATTGCTGCCGGTATGGAAACCATTGTTTCCCGATCACGCCACGATAATCCGTCGCATAAGGATCGTGCTGAGCTAGCTAATGCTTTCGACGCTGACCTAATGATTTGCCTACAATGCGATCACTATCATAATGAAAAAGCCAATGGTGTAGCCACCTTCTATTTTGGTTCTCAGCAGGGAACTTCCTCGGTTATTGGCGAGCTACTCTCTAGCGTTATTCAGCGTGAGATTGTTGCCCGCACCTCGCTTATCAACTGTGGTAGTCATGGTCGCACCTGGGATTTACTACGCATGACCAAGATGCCTACTGTGGAAATTGTGGCTGGTTATCTCACCAATCCTGGTGATGTTGCTATTTTGGCTGATCCTGCCCAACGTGATGCTATTGCAGAGGCTATCGTTGTTGCGGTAAAGCGACTTTATCTACTTGATAATGATAATCAGCCTACTGGTACTTATAAGTTCAGTGAGTTACTTGCCAAAGAAGGATTGTGATTCCCTTGCGATAGCTGAAAAAATATAGCGCTGTGTTTCCCACAGCGCTATATTTTTCTATTTATTGAGGGGCTTATTGATGTTTAAGAATCTCCATGATGCGGTCAAAATCATCACGACCACCAAATTCCACCACAATTCTTCCTTTACGTTTACCCACAGTGACAGATACTTTAGTGTCAAGATCATCTGCTAGAGTCTGAGCCGCTTGAGAGAAATACTGCGGTGTAGGTGCTTTAGCCCGCTTGACTGGCTGCGCTTTTTCTTCTCCACGATTGAGCAAAGTAACCGCTTCTTCCGTGGCGCGCACAGACATTCCCTCAGCGATAACGCGTTCTGCCAGCGTAATTTGTGCTTGTTCGCCTTGCTTTAGACCCAGGATTGCTCTGGCATGTCCAGCGGAAAGCACACCTGCAGCAACTTTGCGTTGCACAGATACAGGCAAACCTAATAGGCGAATCATGTTAGAAATCATGGGACGCGAACGACCTAATTTATCCGCCAATTCATTTTTTGTTACCCCAAACTCTTCAAGAAGTTGTTGATAAGCAGCAGCTTCTTCTAGTGGGTTGAGTTGTACTCGGTGGATATTTTCCAGCAGAGCGTCGCGCAGCATATCGGAATCGTCTGTTTGACGCACAATGGCAGGTATCGTTTTTAATCCTGCTTTAGAGGATGCTCGCCAACGACGCTCACCCATGATGATTTCATAGCGCCCATCACCAGTAGAACGCACCACGATTGGTTGTAATAGTCCAAATTCGCTAATGGAGTGCACTAGCTCGCCAAGATCATCCTCATCGAATACTTGACGTGGGTTTTTGTCATTAG harbors:
- the trxB gene encoding thioredoxin-disulfide reductase, coding for MNDTNTIHNVIIIGSGPAGYTAALYAARAELAPLVFEGIEYGGSLMTTTEVENFPGFPDGIMGPDLMENMRTQAQRFGADLRMELVTRVDLDGDVKKVWVDDELYQAKAVILATGSAPRYLGVPGEQTLLGRGVSACATCDGFFFKDHDIAVIGGGDSAMEEAIFLTKFAKSVTIIHRRDEFRASAIMLERAKNNEKITFLTNKAVVEVTGENSVSGLVLRDTVTEATSTLDVTAMFVAIGHDPRSEMFSPQVDVDEHGYVIVAQPSTRTNVPGVFAIGDLVDDYYQQAITAAGSGARGAIDVEHYLASV
- the trxA gene encoding thioredoxin, with protein sequence MSTNVINVTQDTFRSTVIEADRPVLVDFWAEWCGPCKKLGPIIEEVAAELGDQVVVAKVDVDAERTLGAMFQIMSIPSVLIFQGGEKVSEFVGVRSKSEIVAELKKYI
- a CDS encoding N-acetylmuramoyl-L-alanine amidase, encoding MSETLKVGDRSPRVAEVRLSLARLGSLNESEGAATISIQDAKKQTYTDADTLFDEDLAHALRGFQQSRGIIASGEIDETTLRVLREASYTLGARVLSYQPGNQLVGDDVAQLQSQLQELGFYTDRVDGHFGEHTHKALVNYQMNYGLNIDGICGPNTIRAFKRLGRRITGGSPQVLREREIVRAAGPQLAGKRVVLDPALGGNDKGIVVKGPFGDITEEEIIWDLASRIEGRMIAAGMETIVSRSRHDNPSHKDRAELANAFDADLMICLQCDHYHNEKANGVATFYFGSQQGTSSVIGELLSSVIQREIVARTSLINCGSHGRTWDLLRMTKMPTVEIVAGYLTNPGDVAILADPAQRDAIAEAIVVAVKRLYLLDNDNQPTGTYKFSELLAKEGL
- a CDS encoding ParB/RepB/Spo0J family partition protein → MNQETRKGGLGRGLAALITSSPRPDTRIGSSAADVVFGPQSTNKDPQATETEPKAEKATNGTGKSKNKKAAKAKKSADKNLAAKNISDTGRVNPIIAQAIQDKAQQEASTKDQVDQFGASYQEIPIGLLIPNDKNPRQVFDEDDLGELVHSISEFGLLQPIVVRSTGDGRYEIIMGERRWRASSKAGLKTIPAIVRQTDDSDMLRDALLENIHRVQLNPLEEAAAYQQLLEEFGVTKNELADKLGRSRPMISNMIRLLGLPVSVQRKVAAGVLSAGHARAILGLKQGEQAQITLAERVIAEGMSVRATEEAVTLLNRGEEKAQPVKRAKAPTPQYFSQAAQTLADDLDTKVSVTVGKRKGRIVVEFGGRDDFDRIMEILKHQ